Proteins from a genomic interval of Acanthopagrus latus isolate v.2019 chromosome 7, fAcaLat1.1, whole genome shotgun sequence:
- the LOC119023039 gene encoding transcription factor HES-5-like, producing MAPTVFGQASFPKEHLTPAHKLRKPMVEKLRRDRINTSIEQLKSLLGPEFLRQQPDSKQEKADILEMAVAYLRGWQQQKPSSLTSGLMTAGDGYSRCVQEAVSFLSHCEVQTQTHSRLLSHFQGLQASGKTSHSPSTLSPPGSPLHQVSSSKGVSQASGALWRPW from the exons ATGGCTCCCACTGTGTTTGGACAAGCAAGCTTTCCTAAGGAACACCTGACTCCTGCTCATAAG CTGAGAAAACCAATGGTTGAGAAACTGCGCAGAGACCGCATCAACACCAGCATCGAGCAGCTGAAGTCCCTGCTGGGCCCTGAGTTCCTCAGGCAGCAGCCCGACTCCAAGCAGGAGAAGGCGGACATCTTGGAGATGGCCGTGGCCTATCTGAGaggctggcagcagcagaagccGTCCAGCCTGACCTCCGGCTTGATGACGGCCGGCGATGGCTACTCCCGGTGCGTGCAGGAGGCCGTCAGCTTCCTGTCCCACTGCGAGGTCCAGACCCAGACCCACAGCAGGCTGCTCAGCCACTTCCAGGGTCTGCAGGCATCCGGCAAGACCAGCCACAgtccctccaccctctcccctCCTGGCTCTCCGCTCCATCAGGTCAGCTCCAGCAAGGGTGTGAGCCAGGCCAGCGGTGCTCTGTGGAGGCCCTGGTAG
- the LOC119023571 gene encoding taste receptor type 1 member 1-like: MDVFGAVFLSLGWLMLHLANGALDYISQGQGLQLQGDFILAGLFPLHYEPGSTSSLPDLVDCNRGKANQHGYHLMQAMRFAVEEINNSTGPQSLLPGVKLGYQMYDGCSKSAAVLAAVDLLEHWGPLTSGTQRDKESNFTHSDQRGVALIGPDSSSKTLTPAVLLGSYLIPQISYESSNEKLSNKFIYPSFFRTIPSDKNQVAAMIQLLLRFNWTWVAVLSSDNAYGLDGMQSLATQAPDSGICVAYQGIIPAYSDDNKQKMRDIVHNLLKTKVNTIVVFSNRVEFSYLVPFIIEEKMTDKVWIGSEDWSASSLISSIPGVQSIGTVLGVSIKYSNISGFQEFEAKVLEDAMDQDVSNVNTNSDNDCLQSTDVYSLARMDFPLEKHDVTSSANVYKATYALAHALHQALGCDSGACQRRRVYPWELLSWLKQVQFTFQNTSVYFDANGDPPTGYDIVCWIWRGPNWSVREVGSFSPNPISLTINVDLIEWHNSGESSQVPQSICSPPCPSGHRKLLTGQHTCCFDCLPCPAATFLNLSDPTTCQQCLSEEWAPPSSVQCLKRTVLLLAWDDPLAIALLFFLASCLLMTSSSAVILLLNLNTPVAKSAGGRTCLLMLAALTAAAMSSLCHFGQPSPLACILKQPLFMFSFTVCLACITVRSLQVVCIFKFASKLPPAYDKWAKKNGPEITIFLVSATLLVISVLRVALDPPKPSQDLDFYHDSIVLECSNTLSPGSAIELGYVALLSILCFSFSYMGKDLPANYNEAKSITFSLMVYMISWMSFFTLYLISRGPFTIAAYVFAILFSVLAFFWGYFLPKIYIIVLKPEMNTTAHFQNCIQMYTMSQK, translated from the exons ATGGATGTGTTTGGTGCCGTGTTCTTGTCCTTGGGCTGGCTGATGCTGCATTTGGCTAATGGTGCACTGGACTACATCTCTCAGGGTCAGGGGTTGCAACTGCAGGGCGACTTCATCCTCGCTGGGCTCTTTCCTCTCCACTATGAACCTGGATCAACGAGTAGTTTGCCTGATTTGGTTGATTGCAATCG AGGTAAAGCCAACCAACACGGATATCACCTGATGCAAGCAATGAGATTTGCTGTGGAAGAGATCAACAACAGCACCGGGCCACAGTCTCTTTTACCAGGAGTGAAGCTGGGCTATCAGATGTACGATGGCTGCTCCAAATCTGCTGCTGTCCTGGCTGCAGTGGACTTGCTGGAGCACTGGGGCCCCTTAACATCtgggacacagagagacaaagagtcaAACTTCACCCACAGCGATCAGAGAGGAGTGGCTTTGATTGggccagacagcagcagcaaaacgCTCACCCCCGCTGTTTTACTGGGGTCCTATCTTATACCACAA aTCTCTTATGAATCATCAAATGAAAAGCTGAGCAACAAGTTCATCTATCCATCCTTTTTCCGCACGATTCCCAGTGATAAGAACCAGGTGGCAGCCATGATCCAGCTTCTGCTTCGTTTCAACTGGACCTGGGTTGCCGTCCTAAGCAGTGACAATGCCTATGGCCTGGATGGAATGCAAAGCCTAGCCACGCAGGCACCAGACTCCGGCATCTGCGTCGCCTACCAAGGAATCATCCCAGCTTACTCAGATGACAATAAACAGAAGATGAGGGACATCGTGCACAATTTGCTGAAGACCAAAGTCAACACTATTGTGGTCTTCTCCAATAGGGTGGAATTCAGTTATCTAGTCCCATTCATCATTGAGGAGAAGATGACAGATAAGGTATGGATCGGGTCAGAGGATTGGTCAGCATCTTCTCTTATATCAAGCATACCTGGGGTCCAAAGCATCGGCACTGTGCTTGGCGTGTCcatcaaatattcaaacatATCTGGCTTTCAGGAGTTTGAGGCGAAGGTGTTGGAGGATGCAATGGATCAGGACGTCTCTAATGTTAACACCAACTCAGACAATGACTGCTTACAGAGCACAGATGTGTACAGCCTCGCCAGGATGGACTTTCCTCTGGAGAAACACGACGTCACCTCCTCTGCCAATGTTTATAAGGCGACGTATGCTCTAGCTCATGCCCTGCACCAGGCACTTGGCTGTGATTCGGGAGCGtgccagaggaggagggtgtaTCCGTGGGAG CTCCTCTCGTGGCTCAAGCAGGTGCAgttcacttttcaaaacaccTCTGTCTATTTCGATGCCAACGGTGACCCTCCCACTGGATATGACATCGTTTGCTGGATTTGGAGGGGGCCCAACTGGTCTGTCAGAGAGGTGGGCTCTTTTAGCCCGAATCCCATTTCTCTCACGATCAATGTCGATCTAATCGAGTGGCACAACTCAGGAGAGTCAAGTCAA GTGCCACAGTCCATCTGCTCCCCGCCTTGCCCAAGTGgacacaggaagctgctgacAGGCCAACACACTTGCTGCTTCGACTGCCTGCCCTGTCCTGCTGCTACGTTCCTTAATCTGAGCG ATCCCACTACATGCCAGCAGTGTCTGTCAGAGGAGTGGGCTCCCCCGAGCAGCGTTCAGTGTCTGAAAAGGACCGTCCTGCTGCTGGCCTGGGACGACCCCCTCGCCATCGCTCTGCTCTTCTTTCTGGCCAGCTGTCTTCTCATGACCTCCAGCTCTGCAGTAATCCTCCTGCTCAACCTGAACACACCAGTGGCCAAGTCCGCCGGAGGCCGCACCTGCCTCCTGATGCTGGCAGCcctgactgctgctgccatgagctCTTTGTGCCATTTTGGCCAGCCGTCGCCTCTGGCCTGCATCCTCAAGCAGCCACTGTTCATGTTCAGCTTCACTGTGTGCCTGGCCTGCATCACTGTGCGCTCCCTCCAGGTCgtctgcatttttaaatttgcGTCCAAGCTGCCGCCAGCCTATGACAAGTGGGCCAAGAAAAATGGGCCAGAGATCACCATTTTCCTTGTGTCTGCCACCCTCTTGGTTATATCTGTGCTCCGTGTGGCCCTCGACCCTCCTAAGCCCAGCCAGGATCTCGACTTCTACCACGACAGCATCGTGCTGGAGTGCAGTAACACCCTCTCACCTGGTTCAGCTATTGAGCTCGGCTATGTAGCACTGCTCAGCatcctctgcttctctttcagcTACATGGGCAAAGACCTGCCAGCCAACTACAACGAGGCCAAGAGTATCACCTTCAGCCTCATGGTGTACATGATCTCCTGGATGAGCTTCTTCACTCTCTATCTCATCAGCAGGGGCCCCTTCACCATAGCTGCATACGTGTTTGCCATACTCTTCAGCGTCCTGGCCTTCTTCTGGGGCTACTTCCTGCCCAAAATTTATATTATTGTCTTGAAGCCGGAAATGAACACGACTGCCCATTTCCAGAATTGCATTCAGATGTACACCATGAGCCAGAAATAA
- the LOC119023221 gene encoding transcription factor HES-5-like, whose protein sequence is MAPCSTNSSSVHHIRISERDSIKLRKPLVEKMRRDRINTCIEQLKMILEKEFHKQEPNSKLEKADILEMTVSFLRQQLQPGLRHSTDYNQGYSHCWRDSVHFLSAGSNTEASVTPLRGLQQQEKRHHQAQRTSSFSTVCSTLRPTTLQDSSSSRGPVWRPW, encoded by the exons ATGGCTCCCTGCTCCACCAACTCCTCCTCTGTTCACCACATCAGGATCTCTGAGAGAGACAGCATCAAA TTGAGAAAACCCCTCGTGGAGAAAATGCGCAGAGATCGCATCAACACTTGCATCGAGCAGCTCAAGATGATCCTGGAGAAGGAGTTCCACAAGCAGGAGCCCAACTCCAAGCTGGAGAAAGCCGACATCCTGGAGATGACTGTGAGCTTcctgaggcagcagctgcagccgggCCTCCGTCACAGCACGGACTACAACCAGGGCTACTCTCACTGCTGGAGGGACTCTGTGCACTTCCTCTCCGCAGGATCCAACACGGAGGCCTCCGTCACTCCTCTGCGcggcctccagcagcaggagaagcgGCACCATCAGGCCCAGAgaaccagcagcttctccacaGTCTGCTCCACCCTCAGGCCCACCACGctgcaggacagcagcagcagcagaggcccCGTGTGGAGGCCCTGGTAG
- the LOC119023576 gene encoding taste receptor type 1 member 1-like: MDVFGAVFLSLGWLMLHLANGALDYISQGQGLQLQGDFILAGLFPLHYEPGSTSSLPDLVDCNRGKANQHGYHLMQAMRFAVEEINNSTGPQSLLPGVKLGYQMYDGCSKSAAVLAAVDLLEHWGPLTSGTQRDKESNFTHSDQRGVALIGPDSSSKTLTPAVLLGSYLIPQISYESSNEKLSNKFIYPSFFRTIPSDKNQVAAMIQLLVRFNWTWVAVLSSDNAYGLDGIQSLATQAPDSGICVAYQGIIPAYSDDNKQKMRDIVHNLLKTKVNTIVVFSSKEEFGYLVPFIIEEKMTDKVWIGSEDWSVSSFISSIPGVQSIGTVLGVSIKYSNISGFQEFEAKVLEDAMDQDVSNVNTNSDNDCLQSTDVYSLARMDFPLEKHDITSSANVYKATYALAHALHQALGCDSGACQRRRVYPWELLSWLKQVQFTFQNTSVYFDANGDPPTGYDIVCWIWRGPNWSVREVGSFSPNPISLTINVDLIEWHNSGESSQVPQSICSPPCPSGHRKLLTGQHTCCFDCLPCPAATFLNLSDPTTCQQCLSEEWAPPSSVQCLKRTVLLLAWDDPLAIALLFFLASCLLMTSSSAVILLLNLNTPVAKSAGGRTCLLMLAALTAAAMSSLCHFGQPSPLACILKQPLFMFSFTVCLACITVRSLQVVCIFKFASKLPPAYDKWAKKNGPEITIFLVSATLLVISVLRVALDPPKPSQDLDFYHDSIVLECSNTLSPGSAIELGYVALLSILCFSFSYMGKDLPANYNEAKSITFSLMVYMISWMSFFTLYLISRGPFTIAAYVFAILFSVLAFFWGYFLPKIYIIVLKPEMNTTAHFQNCIQMYTMSQK; encoded by the exons ATGGATGTGTTTGGTGCCGTGTTCTTGTCCTTGGGCTGGCTGATGCTGCATTTGGCCAATGGTGCACTGGACTACATCTCTCAGGGTCAGGGGTTGCAACTGCAGGGCGACTTCATCCTCGCTGGACTCTTTCCTCTCCACTATGAACCTGGATCAACTAGTAGTTTGCCTGATTTGGTTGATTGCAATCG AGGTAAAGCCAACCAACACGGATATCACCTGATGCAAGCAATGAGATTTGCTGTGGAAGAGATCAACAACAGCACCGGGCCACAGTCTCTTTTACCAGGAGTGAAGCTGGGCTATCAGATGTACGATGGCTGCTCCAAATCTGCTGCTGTCCTGGCTGCAGTGGACTTGCTGGAGCACTGGGGCCCCTTAACATCtgggacacagagagacaaagagtcaAACTTCACCCACAGTGATCAGAGAGGAGTGGCTTTGATTGggccagacagcagcagcaaaacgCTCACCCCTGCTGTTTTACTGGGGTCCTATCTTATACCACAA aTCTCTTATGAATCATCAAATGAAAAGCTGAGCAACAAGTTCATCTATCCATCCTTTTTCCGCACGATTCCCAGTGATAAGAACCAGGTGGCAGCCATGATCCAGCTTCTGGTTCGTTTCAACTGGACCTGGGTTGCCGTCCTAAGCAGTGACAATGCCTATGGCCTGGACGGAATTCAAAGCCTAGCCACGCAGGCACCAGACTCCGGCATCTGCGTCGCCTACCAAGGAATCATCCCAGCTTACTCAGATGACAATAAACAGAAGATGAGGGACATCGTGCACAATTTGCTGAAGACCAAAGTCAACACTATTGTGGTCTTCTCCAGCAAGGAAGAATTCGGTTATCTAGTCCCATTCATCATTGAGGAGAAGATGACAGATAAGGTATGGATCGGGTCAGAGGATTGGTCAGTGTCTTCTTTTATATCAAGCATACCTGGGGTCCAAAGCATCGGCACTGTGCTTGGCGTGTCcatcaaatattcaaacatATCTGGCTTTCAGGAGTTTGAGGCGAAGGTGTTGGAGGATGCAATGGATCAGGACGTCTCTAATGTTAACACCAACTCAGACAATGACTGCTTACAGAGCACAGATGTGTACAGCCTCGCCAGGATGGACTTTCCTCTGGAGAAACACGACATCACCTCCTCTGCCAATGTTTATAAGGCGACGTATGCTCTAGCTCATGCCCTGCACCAGGCACTTGGCTGTGATTCGGGAGCGtgccagaggaggagggtgtaTCCGTGGGAG CTCCTCTCGTGGCTCAAGCAGGTGCAgttcacttttcaaaacaccTCTGTCTATTTCGATGCCAACGGTGACCCTCCCACTGGATATGACATCGTTTGCTGGATTTGGAGGGGGCCCAACTGGTCTGTCAGAGAGGTGGGCTCTTTTAGCCCGAATCCCATTTCTCTCACGATCAATGTCGATCTAATCGAGTGGCACAACTCAGGAGAGTCAAGTCAA GTGCCACAGTCCATCTGCTCCCCGCCTTGCCCAAGTGgacacaggaagctgctgacAGGCCAACACACTTGCTGCTTCGACTGCCTGCCCTGTCCTGCTGCTACGTTCCTTAATCTGAGCG ATCCCACTACATGCCAGCAGTGTCTGTCAGAGGAGTGGGCTCCCCCGAGCAGCGTTCAGTGTCTGAAAAGGACCGTCCTGCTGCTGGCCTGGGACGACCCCCTCGCCATCGCTCTGCTCTTCTTTCTGGCCAGCTGTCTTCTCATGACCTCCAGCTCTGCAGTAATCCTCCTGCTCAACCTGAACACACCAGTGGCCAAGTCCGCCGGAGGCCGCACCTGCCTCCTGATGCTGGCAGCcctgactgctgctgccatgagctCTTTGTGCCATTTTGGCCAGCCGTCGCCTCTGGCCTGCATCCTCAAGCAGCCACTATTCATGTTCAGCTTCACTGTGTGCCTGGCCTGCATCACTGTGCGCTCCCTCCAGGTCgtctgcatttttaaatttgcGTCCAAGCTGCCGCCAGCCTATGACAAGTGGGCCAAGAAAAATGGGCCAGAGATCACCATTTTCCTTGTGTCTGCCACCCTCTTGGTTATATCTGTGCTCCGTGTGGCCCTCGACCCTCCTAAGCCCAGCCAGGATCTCGACTTCTACCACGACAGCATCGTGCTGGAGTGCAGTAACACCCTCTCACCTGGTTCAGCTATTGAGCTCGGCTATGTAGCACTGCTCAGCatcctctgcttctctttcagcTACATGGGCAAAGACCTGCCAGCCAACTACAACGAGGCCAAGAGTATCACCTTCAGCCTCATGGTGTACATGATCTCCTGGATGAGCTTCTTCACTCTCTATCTCATCAGCAGGGGCCCCTTCACCATAGCTGCATACGTGTTTGCCATACTCTTCAGCGTCCTGGCCTTCTTCTGGGGCTACTTCCTGCCCAAAATTTATATTATTGTCTTGAAGCCGGAAATGAACACGACTGCCCATTTCCAGAATTGCATTCAGATGTACACCATGAGCCAGAAATAA
- the her12 gene encoding hairy-related 12, whose product MAPCSTNFSSVHHIRISERDNIKLRKPLVEKMRRDRINTCIEQLKMILEKEFHKQEPNSKLEKADILEMTVSFLRQQLQPGLRHSTDYNQGYSHCWRDSVHFLSAGSNTEASVTPLRGLQQQEKRHHQAQRTSSFSTVCSTLRPTTLQDSSSSRGPVWRPW is encoded by the exons ATGGCTCCCTGCTCCACCAACTTCTCCTCTGTTCACCACATCAGGATCTCTGAGAGAGACAACATCAAA TTGAGAAAACCCCTCGTGGAGAAAATGCGCAGAGATCGCATCAACACTTGCATCGAGCAGCTCAAGATGATCCTGGAGAAGGAGTTCCACAAGCAGGAGCCCAACTCCAAGCTGGAGAAAGCCGACATCCTGGAGATGACTGTGAGCTTcctgaggcagcagctgcagccgggCCTCCGTCACAGCACGGACTACAACCAGGGCTACTCTCACTGCTGGAGGGACTCTGTGCACTTCCTCTCCGCAGGATCCAACACGGAGGCCTCCGTCACTCCTCTGCGcggcctccagcagcaggagaagcgGCACCATCAGGCCCAGAgaaccagcagcttctccacaGTCTGCTCCACCCTCAGGCCCACCACGctgcaggacagcagcagcagcagaggcccCGTGTGGAGGCCCTGGTAG